From the Telopea speciosissima isolate NSW1024214 ecotype Mountain lineage chromosome 9, Tspe_v1, whole genome shotgun sequence genome, the window ACAACTCAAAACAtatggatttggtattttgaaACTCGATTAGATTAAATTGAATCAAATACTTTGAAACCTAGATTGAGGTAAATccctaaaactttgaattttctcaataataattttttttttttttccattttcccttatttttggatttggataaCTGAATGCATGTCTATAAACATGATCAATGCATTCATCGCTGATTAGTTCATAGAttcaattttatatttataCCTTATGTATCAAGGATGGCTCGAAGAAGTTTGACttcttggaattttttatttttatttttaaaattttattttgggaattattaaaaaggtaaaaaaacatgtttttttagttttatgaGAAAATGCTTTCAAAAAACATGAATTCATGAGAAATTGATGATAGTGACATTTTACTTTaatattttatgaaaaaaattgaCTCGAAATTGAATTGCACCAGAACTCATATTGTACATAAATTTGTCGCGTGTTTTGTTTAAAGTTGTAGATATTCAAAACTCCTTTGGCTTTTGAGGATTGATAATAATAGTTCATGGTTGTGGAATAGGGAAGATTTTATGTCAGCTATGCCTTTTTCTTTAGATGGGGATTAGGCATCCCTCATTATCTATCTATTATTTATGCTTgcgaaagaagaaaaaaaaaatgaggaccCCCATTTCTCTTTACCAATAGTGAAGAGATTCTTTGTCTGTGTTGCGTTTAGATAGGACTCTAAAGTTAATGTCGGAGTTCTTACATTAAGAGAAACTTTCTCTAAAAAATAAAGTGTTATTGTATTgcctctttcatttcttctatGACGAaagttttaaagttttttttttccactgtGGGTAATGAGAATCTAACCCTTGGAATGTCCTTATTCCTTCTTCCCTTCATCGTTCTATATCAGAAATAACTTTTGGCattattcttggaattccatcCAATAATCAAAATCCGTGGATAAAAAATTATCTCTTCAACgtgagtgaaggaaaactcaatcttttttctttctatcttttagtttctttttaagATCAAATTTTCTTTGATCAGTGAGTTTGATCGATGTCCATAAGATATCACGCAATGTAGAAAAGATATGTTCGACCATTCATAAATAAGAGGAATGTTTTAAAAACTTACGATGATGGGTTTTCTATCACCGGAATACCGGATGGTCAATAAAaactttattctttcttttttattgttataAAATGTAATAATCCATTTGAGATGAGAGAAGTTGCATCCGAAGTCCTTGAAAGTGCTTGGGCCATGCTTTCCCAATGTCCACTAAAGTCTCCAATGGCAATTTTATGGGACTTGATGTGGAAAACAACAACCATGAAAAGGAAATCTATAGACCAAGGTTCTTGCTTTTACGTAAAGTCAGatattttaatgctttcttttgtggaatttttttctttttgccttttttttctttgtcgTTTTAAATTTTCGTTTCTAATATTGTTTTCTGATGGGGAATGATAGGATGTGGCGATGCGTGGCACATGCAAAAGATGACActattttatggttttttttattttttatgatagaCACTATTTCATGTTGGACTgtcttataaaaaagaaaagaagagagagacaaaaTAAACAATCAGACAAACATGGCTGTCAACACGTGTTGAAGCTCAATTGATGCTCATCATAATATGTAAACCGTCGTATTAAAATCTTCAACAGTAGCCGGCGGGGTGGAGGTACACATTCGGTGGCACAGCAGAGACCATGTGTGCCATCGGATGTGCAATGCCGCCTTGctggtactgcagaggatcttGATCTATAAACGGTCTTGGTCGGTATCAGGGGAGTATCAGTCTCCCCCGATATCGATACTTATCGGTTGATATGATCGATATAATATTGATACCTTGATCCATGTCACACTTAGAGGTAACGGATTGtctcttccattccttcttctCTGATCTCCCTTCTCTGACATGTGATTCTACAATTGTTGATTTTTGGAGTTATAGAGTactgggagagggttgggcacgcCGTTGGCTTTCCTTGAGCTAGCGGCTATGCCAATGGAGGGGATGGGATGAGGAGGCAAGTGGTCCTTTCTTTAGGAGTCGAGCTCAGCTCCTCATACGAGGTCGTTCAATGGGAGCTGACCTCCATTCAAATGGAATCCACTGGCATCAAGTGGGTccagtggattccatctgagtGGAGGCCGGCTCCCAAGGAGCGACCTCGTACAAGGAGGTGAGCCGGACTCTTTCTTCAGGGGGTGGGAGAAAGACAAACTCATGGTGGGCATAGCACCAACATGCCCGACGTTTACCCTAGAGTTATATTTACAaatccataaaaaaagaaaaaaaaaaaaagaattgagttttcctccacccatgatGAATGAGATTCAATTCCCGGTGGGAGAGAGTATCAGGAGGACATTTGGGGAACATACtgaaaccctaggaggggtctgtgaaccctaagatggtgggtgatTCGTTCTCTATGGGTTGAGGGAAACTTAGTtctagaaaaaaaagaaggtatatTTACAGATTGGTTGGTTTATTCAGATTCTTATTACTTTCATATAATTAAAGACGTCCCTCTACTTGATGCCTTCAtgttttgggttggattttttaatatggtatcaaagcccaTGTTCTTATGTTATTCTTCCTAAGTTATTTGTCCTTGTATAGAGTATATCAAAACTACATGTGACGAAGAGTGTTGAGATTATATGAGTTAACTAAATAATTATTCAAGTGCTCTTGTTGGATTGGACcctccaacaacaacaactcttAACTTGTCTTTTCTTCTATTCTATTAGTATATTAagtttttgggagaaagaatgctacctggttgcATGCGGTGTACAGTTCCTGGGCGGACACAAGGTCACTCGAAATAACCGTCGCGCCCCTATGAAAATGTGAAAATTCTTGAGGGTACGATGACCATTTCACACAGCCTTATGTCTAGGCAGAAGGGCAAAATACCGCACACAACCAAATAGCGCtctttccttaatttttttctttaaatatttgGTTTTGATCTATAGAATGTGTGATGTAAATTGTATAAGATAATAACGATaaatccctttcttttctttgttttgcaaACTCATAATAACCCATATCTATTCTGGTGTTGTTATCCAAGAATTCGCCATATCGATGCCTCAAAAATCAAGATTGGTGATTGCTAATTTCACTCTAAACCAAAGGATTCTCAATCGGATTCTTGAgtgaatggatcatctgcacgtacgtACAAGTGAATGTACATCTGAGAGGCAACCACATGTcccttttgtttccataaatacctCTCATCTTTTTATAAATGGAAAAAATGGGACATGTGTTTGCCTCTTACATACACATACACATGTACATATGTGCAAAGGTACTGAACTCGAATCTTGAAACCATAAGATTGATAGTTAAGGCCTCACCAACTATGATTGAAGATGAGTATAAATAATCTGTCATCATATACACAAATTGGCTTTGAGCATTGAGAAAGGTTGATTTAGATTATTTTCCAATCTCATGGTGACACATAAGGCAAACCACATTTGTTGAATAACACATGTTCTGCTATTACACTTATCTATCTACAACAAGGGTATAGATCACAAGATACAATGTggattttcatcttctcaagtgcGATGCATTATTcaatgcacctttaaagtgTATTGGACGGTAACCACTACACTTAGAAAGATAAAAATCTAATGCACAAATGAGGTGCATCATctgatgcactttaaaggtgcactaactcgcttgataaccttacgagaaatagtttttggtgtttttccgttctgagaaatgaaaaaacacccaaaaaccaCTTGATAAGGAAGTATTTTTTGTGAGTGTTTTTGgaaatataaatcaaaatttatgctccctgaaagacttttgacagaacatgttggataTGTTCTGTTGTTCTGTGCTGAAAATTAAAAGCTGTGCCCGATAATTTCGACAAGTCTACATGCCTTTTCATTTTCAGCATACGGAGTccttggttaaaaaaaaaaaaaaaaaaaggaaaaaaggaaagagaacagTTCTCCAGAACAGATTTACCAAGCGagtcaaaaacggtttctctgcacaaaaaatgaaaaaactgttttgctgtttctcagcacataaccagaacagaaacatcCGTAAgattatcaagcgggcacttaATTTCTATGTTTCTAGTTTACATATTTATGTTTTccattataaattataaaaggATTTATATGACattaaattaggatttgatAGAATTAGGATCGAATATATGCAGCTGGAATATAATGGTTGGTTGACCATATTTGGTAGATTTCGGCCATGGGTTATGATTTTGTCCAAATTTAGAATCCACCCTAGGGGTATAtattctctaatttttatggggGTGATTCACCCTCGAGagttaaagaaaataaatatcaaattaCTAAGTTCTCTTTCACTCATGGTGAATTCTTCACCAATGGTGATGTGAGGCAATGATTAGACTTTGGGTTTATCATTAACTTTCACTCTAGGGTTTTAAAGAGCTAAAGTGAGATCCaaattgattttgattgattctaATCCGATTGTCATTTAGATTATCAAGAACGGATCGAGAATCAATTAGATTCTACCTTAACTCTAGAAATGCAACAGATCAATCGCTCTGGATTGGCTTTGCTCTTAATCCCTATTGTTCTTGTTTCGAAATATCTTTCTCTAGGGACATTGGTCTTGGGTTGATGGTTGGGCCCACTGGTCGAAATGGTACCAGGGGTATGTTGGTTTTGAGTTCGAGACTCCTCCTCCCTTATTGCTTGCATCAAGTCATGTCTTTATTGGAATAAGTGTTGGTCTTTCGTAGACCCCTCCTAACCCCTTGTAGGTCTGTTGTCCTGACCCTTTCATGAGTTTGTCCTTAGTAGACCCCTTGTAGATATATCTTTCTTCAGAAAAtcaaataggatggatgaagagatttttccttcaccatggaaggagagaaaatgGGTGGTCCAATCTCAAAATCATAAATGGAGTGGTCGTAAAGTCTGGGCTGGGTTGAGTCAAATTGTGAGATTACAAAGCTTATTATTAGTCAAACCTAACTTATATTTGGGTATTAAGTCTATATAAGATGGTTAGAACTGAGACCCTGCCCCACCGCCACCCCGACCctgaatttttatcgtatgcggttccctaaccggtgcggttccctagtgcctctcacaagaggagggtggaccccaccctagCAGAGTGTTCAGTCAGGTGCccaggtggatcccacccccctcttgtgagaggcactagggaaccgcaccagTCAAGAACCGTACAATAACGATTCACCCACCCCACATATTGAAATATAGAAACGATAAGTGTAAGTAAAGTAACTTTGAAAGGCTGAAACCTAACCCAAAACGTGTCGGACCCATTTTAGGTATGCCCTCAGTCTCAGTGGTCCAAAATCCACATCAAGTTGGGCCTTGTGGACTAGGGAACAAAGTCAATCTCTACCAGAAATTACTTTGTCCAAAAATTAAATTGGTCCATAAATAAAtacttactttgttatttaAAATAAGGCCAAATAATTCATACACGGCCGTACAAGCATGCTCCCCTCTcacaaaaaaattggaaaaataaaaactcccactctctcacatgcacggcttatacagccgtgtatgaaatctGTCCCCAATAAATAATCTACAATATATTAATGGAGATAGTTTTCCTTCATCGACGGTAAATGGAGAATCCCTTTCTTATGTTAGATGCCTTGAGATGGGTATCGAAAAAAATGAGGAGGGGATTATCAATTTAGTCCAATAAGGGTAGAGTAATAATGACCCTAAAAAGGTGGTGAACCCACTTCACTAGTGGAAAAAACTTCTCCATAATTCAAACCCTAGTTTAAGGGAAAAGAACAacgctacttggtcgcatggcccATGTGGCTCCTATGTTTAGGCACATAAGCATGCAAAAGTATTGTGCTGCCCTCATGGAAAGACAGAAATCCTACCCAAGGTGATGCTTGCATGCACACTCCCATCTCTTTCCctatattttatttctatagATTTGACGCATGTGGAAGGGGAAATAACTATGACAAAAGAATATGATAAGGGTTGTTTCTCTGAGTAGCCAGGGTAGGGTCACGCAAACATCtttgtatctatctctctcctcctcacatgaattGACCTCATTGCCTCTTATGTACAATATCATTTTATTCCATATCATTGGTGCACTCCCCCTATgtcgcttgctcagagaaccctctctcgATGAGGGAAAATGTTTTCTGATCTACCAACTAGAAAACCAAGTCCACTGTGTAGAGTCATCCATCATGGGGAAGGCATAAAATACTCTCCTCGTCTATTTAATAAAGTTATCAAAATGCCCCCATCTGTTTCCCATAAAATCAAAGTTGGATTAGAATTCTAGAAAACCTCTTCCTTAAATTCATTAATTTTATAtgaatgagaataaaataaattgtAGAAACTCTGTCAAATAATTCGGCTGCGGTATAGAATACATCAAAATCTCATATCATTTAAAAAATGTGTTGCACATCACATTTTTTTGCATATTATAAAGAGATTTACCAATCAAACTTTGAAGATCATTACTTGCTTAACAAAAATACGGTAGCTAAAAAATAATCATTATTTTACATAAGTTTTACAACACATATAGTGGAGAAAAGAACTAGCCACCACTTTTACTCGTTCAATTTTCCCTCTTATTTTCCTTACCAATATCTGCAAAGAGTagacaaagaacaaaaaaacaaaaaaaaccagtttttcatcacccatgctgaAAGGAGAATCTTTTCAACTATTGGATTTGACCCTTTAATTGGAGTGGGATAGGATATTTTGACTTCGTCCAATAAGGGTAAGAGCCAAGGAAAACTTAATTAGGAGAATGAGAATTGGGTTCAGGGTTATAGGTATTCTAGTGGTGTCAATTGGTTGAGAATGAATGAATCCAAAACCAATTCAATAATAGTGCATCGTTTTCTTATTAGTTAGGGTTTCATTTTACCATGTAAATATATCCACAAGTATGGGAAaaagtgtgttttttttttaatgatttttgtgTTGATACACATACTTTAATATATGGTTGGGTTAAGGTTCATACTAtgtttttgggagaatgttctctgtgccgggggcgcaggctgcgcccagacacatgggggtgggtgcaatgatcaccctgccccctgagtggcaggctcACATGTCTGGGTGGAGcctgcgctacggcacagagaacatgaaccctattttttttgggggtggttGGGGGGACTAATTAGGGTTCTTAACTGGATATATAATTGTTTAAAATTGATATATAAAATTCATGCACTCGTAtttacatggatattccattcaAAAGTCCACATTCAAACATAAAATTTTTTAGGAATCCAAAGCTAATATTCAAATCTCCCCACCATAACATCTCATTAAACAAAACCCAAACTATTTCTCCTCATCAATGTGTCAAAGTTCAAAACTCCATTAAAAAACTCTgaaaaaccattaaaattacTGAAACAAGAACTTCCAAGTCTGCAACATCAATTTCAGAAGTTACCCAGAAGTGCTCTCACTTGAATTGAACACCTATGTATCTTTCCACGTATACTTGGCTAGTACGTACAGTGATGCATCCACAGACGTTTACGTGTACTAACAACCAAAAATCGTACATCAAAGATACAACAAAACAAGCAAGAATCTTCTGTCTTTTTCCAAAATGTCTTTCTCATCTCCCTCAAATTGAGACTGTAACTTTGTTGTGTAAGTCAAAGGCTTTCGGTGTTtgtcattttcttaaatctaaagaCTCAGAGAGAAACACGAGGCGCACACAGAACAACGGTCAAAATTGGGAGTTTTGCAAGTGGTGACATTACCAATCAATCAAAGGAGACAAACAAAGACAAAGTCTAGCGACTTCAGAGAACTACTGGGTGAAATCTGAAAATGGAGAAGGGGGAGATatgggttgaagatgaaggtgaagGCGGGTCTTCTTCCTATCCCAACAACTTGATGATCAGGAGCAGTGTAAGTGAGATTATAGAAGAGGAGTTTGATGATCATAGCAGAGATAAGATCCTTGGCACAATCAAGGAAGAATCTCAGACGACCGGTACCGGTGGTGGTGTTAGTCAAGATTATGATGATGACAGCGTTTACGTTGCAATTGAGAAGAATGATTCAAGCATGGATGCTCTCAAGTGGGCCTTAAAGCACTCCCTCAAGCCCTCTTCCTCTGTCTTTCTCATTCATGTCTTCCCGGAGGTTCACCACATTCCCACTCCCTGTAAGTCTCTTCTatctctgtgtctctctctgAGCTGCCCTGGAACATAATTTCTCTATCTGAAAcagaaattaaacaaaatttatAAGAATTTGGACTTAGAACTGCTCTGGGCTCCCAAAACAAAATGTGAATTGTGTCACTGAAATTGGATGGAAGGAGGTGGGGGTGGGTGGGAAACTAGTCActgatcttctttttcttctctttgttgcCATTGTTGTTATCTTGGTTATTGGATGTGTTCTTGAGTTAAATCATGTAAAGCCATATGCATTCTCTGTGTCTTGGGTCatatatttgttttgtttttgactCTGAAAATCATGACTGAATTGAACACAAAGCAGTAATACTGGTTGACTGACTAATTGAATTGTGACAGTGGGGAAGTTTCCGAAGAGCCAAGTGAGCCCAGAGCAGTTGGAGAGTTACATGAACCAAGAAAGGAGCAAGAGAAGGGACCTCCTTGTGAAGTTCTTGAATCTCTGCTCTGCTTCTCAGGTAATAAAACagtctctctcactctctgttTCTGATTGCAGTAGTGGTCATTTCTGGGTTTTAAGGTTTTTGGAAACATTGACAGGTGAGAGTAGATACCATATTGATAGAGAGTGATCTTACAGCAAAGGCAGTGCTAGAACTCATTCCTGTTCTCAACATAAAAACGCTTGTAATTGGCACCGCCAAATCCAGCCTTAGGTATTATCTTCTCTCTCAACTCTGAAACTCTCAAGATATACTTCACTTTCAAGTTccaaatttcaattttaatcaCTGGAAAGGTGAAACTGCCATGAATTGCTTGATGGGTAGTTTTGAAATAtgatttctgtttcaaatttttgaagaaaaggGAGGAGGAAAGGAATCGCTGATGAAATACAGAGGGAGGCACCGGAGTTCTGTGAGGTTAAGATCATATGTGAAGGCAAAGACGTCAGTCGACAGATGATGTTAATGGCGACTACGCCCACCACCGTGGCTTCCCCTGCCCATTCTCCGCGTACACCGACCCATGATGATCATGATGAGGAAGAAGTCCACGGTCGTCTGGATGaaaatgaggaaacaattaatCCAAGAACACCGAAACAGGGTTCACACTTGGGTTATAAAAATGGTAATAATAAGAACAGGGAAATGGATAATTCATTTTCCTCTTGTAGCTGCTTCTTT encodes:
- the LOC122641036 gene encoding U-box domain-containing protein 37-like, encoding MEKGEIWVEDEGEGGSSSYPNNLMIRSSVSEIIEEEFDDHSRDKILGTIKEESQTTGTGGGVSQDYDDDSVYVAIEKNDSSMDALKWALKHSLKPSSSVFLIHVFPEVHHIPTPLGKFPKSQVSPEQLESYMNQERSKRRDLLVKFLNLCSASQVRVDTILIESDLTAKAVLELIPVLNIKTLVIGTAKSSLRKGRRKGIADEIQREAPEFCEVKIICEGKDVSRQMMLMATTPTTVASPAHSPRTPTHDDHDEEEVHGRLDENEETINPRTPKQGSHLGYKNGNNKNREMDNSFSSCSCFFSRFT